The Ramlibacter pinisoli genome has a window encoding:
- a CDS encoding MarR family winged helix-turn-helix transcriptional regulator has translation MTPSRPKTRVSAAPAKFRTSRPTPPGKPSEGKELPSPDVIDLDRYAPAFLTWIANKLSRGASQHYLALFDVGIEIWRCLVLLAVHGSVTAQQVSRVIGMDKGAVSRCFKVMQERGLIRTELDPADGRARIAVLTPEGRALHDRVREVALERERAFLSVLNPDEVDTLLSLLRRLHENLPTVEIATQNYVKRRFPEAAARGRKRRNEDEEE, from the coding sequence ATGACCCCCTCCCGTCCCAAGACCCGCGTTTCTGCGGCGCCCGCCAAGTTCCGCACCTCCCGACCCACCCCCCCCGGTAAGCCGTCGGAGGGGAAGGAACTGCCCTCCCCCGACGTCATCGACCTTGATCGCTACGCACCCGCCTTCCTCACGTGGATCGCCAACAAGCTATCGCGTGGCGCTTCCCAACACTACCTGGCGCTGTTTGACGTCGGCATCGAGATCTGGCGCTGCCTGGTGCTGCTGGCCGTCCACGGTTCGGTGACGGCGCAGCAGGTATCGCGTGTGATCGGCATGGACAAGGGCGCGGTCAGCCGCTGCTTCAAGGTCATGCAGGAGCGCGGCCTGATCCGCACCGAGCTGGACCCCGCGGACGGCCGGGCCCGCATCGCCGTGCTGACGCCCGAAGGCCGCGCCCTGCACGACCGCGTGCGCGAAGTTGCGCTGGAGCGCGAGCGCGCGTTCCTGTCAGTGCTGAACCCGGACGAAGTCGACACCCTGCTGTCCCTGCTGCGTCGGTTGCACGAGAACCTGCCCACCGTGGAAATCGCCACCCAAAACTATGTGAAGCGCCGCTTTCCCGAGGCGGCTGCGCGCGGCCGCAAGCGGCGTAACGAAGACGAGGAAGAATGA
- a CDS encoding PDR/VanB family oxidoreductase: MNEISVEVRSRTEEADGICSLELVHPGGELLPAFTAGAHIDVHVSPQLVRQYSLCNDPTERHHWRIAVLRDPASRGGSAGVHERLHAGTTLQVSAPRNHFELVAARRSVLVAGGIGITPILAMAQVLHATQQEFAMHYCARSERRMAFRREIQASGYAANVRFHAADGPTEQQFDPGQALAGGDAATHLYVCGPSGFMDHVLVTARALGWPEENLHREQFAAAPVATGEDLAFEVQLARSGRTCTVPAGRSALQVLLEQGVDIPFSCESGVCGTCITRVLDGEPAHRDSFFTDAERAANDQFTPCCSRSRTARLVLDL; the protein is encoded by the coding sequence ATGAACGAGATTTCGGTCGAAGTCCGCAGTCGCACCGAGGAAGCGGACGGCATCTGCAGCCTCGAGCTGGTGCATCCTGGCGGCGAGCTGCTGCCCGCCTTCACTGCCGGCGCCCACATCGACGTGCACGTGTCGCCGCAGCTGGTACGCCAGTATTCCCTTTGCAACGACCCGACCGAGCGGCATCACTGGCGCATTGCCGTGCTGCGGGATCCGGCGTCGCGCGGCGGCTCTGCAGGCGTGCACGAGCGGCTGCACGCCGGAACGACCCTACAAGTCAGTGCGCCCCGCAATCATTTCGAGCTGGTCGCGGCGCGGCGAAGTGTCCTGGTGGCCGGTGGAATCGGCATCACGCCCATCCTCGCCATGGCCCAGGTGCTGCATGCCACGCAGCAGGAATTTGCCATGCACTATTGTGCGCGCAGCGAGCGGCGCATGGCCTTCCGTCGGGAGATCCAGGCCTCCGGCTATGCGGCGAACGTTCGCTTTCATGCGGCCGATGGGCCGACTGAGCAACAGTTCGACCCCGGCCAGGCGCTTGCCGGAGGCGACGCCGCCACCCACCTCTACGTCTGCGGCCCCTCGGGATTCATGGACCACGTGCTGGTGACCGCGCGGGCGCTCGGCTGGCCCGAGGAGAACCTGCACCGTGAGCAGTTTGCCGCTGCCCCGGTCGCGACCGGCGAAGACTTGGCCTTCGAGGTGCAACTCGCCCGCAGCGGCCGCACGTGCACCGTCCCCGCCGGCCGCAGCGCCCTGCAGGTGCTGCTGGAACAGGGCGTCGACATCCCGTTCTCCTGCGAGTCGGGCGTCTGCGGCACTTGCATCACGCGCGTGCTCGACGGTGAACCTGCGCACCGCGACAGTTTTTTCACCGACGCCGAGCGCGCCGCGAATGACCAGTTCACGCCCTGCTGCTCGCGTTCCCGGACCGCCCGACTCGTGCTCGACCTCTAA
- a CDS encoding LysR family transcriptional regulator, whose amino-acid sequence MRFNKLDLNLLVALDAMLEEMSISRAAERLHMSQSAMSNALARLRDYFDDELLVQVGRRMELTPRAEVLRDAVHDVLLRVDTSIAMQPEFIPSTSDREFRLFVSDYTLNTLMPHVVARAHAQAPGVRFLLQPQTIDPTRQLERGEVDMLIMPADYCSPNHPTETLFSESFSCVVWSGGRLAQGPLTFEQYAVAGHVAMQPTSIQPNSFESWVVQRYGLTRRDEITTFSFAAAPALVVGTDRIATVHTRLAFQAARHLPVTVHTPPIAFPEMKQVTQWHKYRSKDPGLLWLRQVLLQAVVDMDTVRR is encoded by the coding sequence ATGCGATTCAACAAACTGGACCTCAACCTGCTTGTGGCACTCGATGCGATGCTCGAGGAGATGAGCATCAGCCGCGCCGCAGAGCGCCTGCACATGAGCCAGTCGGCAATGAGCAATGCGCTCGCCCGCCTGCGGGACTACTTCGATGACGAATTGCTGGTGCAGGTCGGAAGGCGGATGGAATTGACGCCTCGCGCTGAGGTGCTGCGCGATGCCGTGCACGACGTGTTGCTGCGCGTGGACACGTCCATTGCCATGCAGCCCGAGTTCATCCCCTCCACCTCGGACCGCGAGTTCCGGCTGTTCGTTTCGGACTACACGCTCAACACGCTCATGCCGCACGTCGTGGCGCGGGCGCACGCGCAGGCGCCCGGCGTACGGTTCCTACTGCAGCCGCAAACGATTGATCCCACGCGTCAATTGGAGCGGGGCGAGGTCGACATGCTCATCATGCCGGCCGACTACTGCTCACCGAACCACCCCACCGAAACCCTGTTCAGCGAGAGTTTCAGCTGTGTCGTCTGGAGCGGCGGACGGCTCGCTCAGGGACCGCTTACCTTCGAACAGTACGCAGTCGCCGGACACGTGGCGATGCAGCCGACCAGCATTCAGCCGAATTCATTCGAATCATGGGTGGTGCAACGCTATGGACTGACGCGGCGGGATGAGATCACCACCTTCAGCTTCGCTGCTGCGCCGGCATTGGTTGTCGGCACCGACCGCATTGCCACGGTCCACACGCGGCTGGCATTCCAGGCCGCGCGGCACCTTCCAGTGACGGTCCACACGCCACCGATCGCCTTCCCGGAAATGAAGCAGGTGACGCAATGGCACAAATACCGATCGAAGGACCCTGGCCTGCTCTGGCTGCGTCAGGTCTTGCTGCAGGCGGTGGTGGACATGGATACCGTTCGACGATAG
- a CDS encoding ABC transporter substrate-binding protein — MPLSRRQFARSLAVASTLALAFANVHAQAPSIKVGIIGPFSGPFAHYGALFKAGSEAYVASEGGKLAGRTVEFIYRDTGGPNPAQTKTLVQELIVKDKVDYLGGFVFTPNAFAVAPLIQQSQTPTVVFNAATSAITDKSEYFIRTSYTLWQVSVPLAQWAAKQNIKKVVTAVTDYGPGIDAETAFKSEFTKQGGTVVESIRMPIATSDFGPFAQRIKASGAQAVYTFLPGGPPNLGFVKAYNENGLAKSGIQFLGTAETDEFDLQKLGDSAIGLTTAFHYSGAHDSPANRKFVDALKKRDPNVVANYASVGAWDGMYVIHKMIEATGGQRDGLKAIHAARSLQWESPRGPVRIDQKTRHIVQNVYLRKVEKAGAVLINKEVQNFGPQADYGLDK; from the coding sequence ATGCCCCTTTCCCGCCGCCAATTCGCGCGCTCCCTCGCGGTCGCCTCGACCCTGGCACTTGCTTTCGCCAATGTCCACGCGCAGGCGCCGTCCATCAAGGTCGGCATCATCGGCCCGTTTTCCGGTCCGTTTGCTCACTATGGCGCCCTGTTCAAGGCGGGGTCCGAGGCCTATGTCGCCTCGGAAGGCGGCAAGCTCGCGGGTCGCACCGTCGAATTCATCTACCGCGACACCGGCGGCCCAAACCCGGCGCAGACCAAGACGCTGGTCCAGGAACTGATCGTCAAGGACAAGGTGGACTACCTGGGCGGTTTCGTCTTCACGCCCAATGCCTTCGCAGTCGCACCGCTGATCCAGCAGTCGCAGACGCCCACCGTCGTCTTCAACGCGGCGACCTCCGCCATCACCGACAAATCGGAATACTTCATCCGCACGAGCTACACGCTGTGGCAGGTGAGCGTGCCCCTAGCGCAATGGGCGGCCAAGCAGAACATCAAGAAGGTGGTGACCGCGGTCACCGACTATGGCCCCGGCATCGACGCCGAAACGGCGTTTAAGAGCGAGTTCACGAAGCAGGGTGGCACGGTGGTCGAATCGATCCGTATGCCGATCGCCACCTCCGACTTCGGCCCCTTCGCGCAACGCATCAAGGCCAGCGGTGCGCAAGCGGTTTACACCTTCCTGCCGGGCGGTCCGCCCAACCTGGGCTTCGTCAAGGCCTACAACGAGAACGGTCTGGCTAAGAGCGGCATCCAGTTCCTGGGCACGGCGGAGACCGACGAGTTTGACCTGCAGAAGCTCGGTGACAGCGCCATTGGTCTCACCACCGCCTTCCATTACTCCGGCGCCCACGACTCCCCGGCTAATCGCAAGTTCGTCGATGCGCTGAAGAAGCGCGACCCCAACGTCGTCGCCAACTATGCATCAGTCGGCGCCTGGGATGGCATGTACGTCATCCACAAGATGATCGAGGCCACCGGCGGCCAGCGCGATGGCCTGAAGGCCATCCATGCTGCCCGTTCGCTGCAATGGGAGAGCCCGCGTGGCCCGGTCCGCATCGACCAGAAGACTCGCCACATCGTGCAGAACGTCTACCTGCGCAAGGTCGAAAAGGCGGGCGCCGTGCTGATCAACAAGGAAGTGCAGAACTTCGGGCCGCAAGCCGACTACGGGCTGGACAAGTAA
- a CDS encoding aromatic ring-hydroxylating dioxygenase subunit alpha codes for MQIANIAQPTSSKVPPARFPRDQWYVAGFSSELTDQPLARTFLGEKVVLFRTGEGQAAALEDRCCHRSLPLSCGTVEGEGLRCGYHGMLYNPAGQCIEIPGQERVPSKAKVRSYHLVEQNKMLWIWMPAREGSTPGSAPPVYPFHEHPNYKWGSGMYHYQAPWQLIHDNLMDLSHLGYVHLKTIGGNAKLHMNAKMNVTQDGDHVKVVRQMPGSTPPPTYKAAWPFGDKCERWQEIEFHLSHLRIWTGACEPGTDAIDDPQRGGFHMRGLHGITPETAETCHYFWSMASTRHPDMPENIDEVIRQTAFTFDEDRVVIEKQYQNMREFGERADWLDIHVDVGANRARRVVQRLTELSEASKA; via the coding sequence ATGCAGATCGCCAACATCGCCCAGCCCACCTCGTCGAAGGTTCCGCCCGCGCGCTTCCCGCGCGACCAGTGGTACGTGGCGGGCTTCTCGTCCGAACTGACGGACCAGCCCCTCGCCCGAACCTTCCTCGGCGAGAAGGTGGTGTTGTTCCGCACCGGCGAGGGCCAGGCGGCCGCGCTGGAAGACCGTTGCTGCCACCGCTCGCTTCCGCTGTCCTGCGGCACCGTGGAAGGCGAGGGCCTGCGCTGCGGCTACCACGGCATGCTGTACAACCCGGCCGGCCAGTGCATCGAGATTCCCGGCCAGGAGCGAGTTCCCTCCAAGGCGAAGGTGCGGTCCTACCACCTCGTCGAACAGAACAAGATGCTCTGGATCTGGATGCCCGCACGCGAAGGTTCGACCCCTGGGTCGGCTCCACCGGTCTACCCGTTCCATGAGCATCCCAACTACAAATGGGGCAGCGGCATGTACCACTACCAGGCGCCCTGGCAATTGATCCACGACAACCTGATGGACCTGAGTCACCTCGGATACGTGCATCTGAAGACGATCGGTGGCAATGCGAAGCTGCACATGAATGCCAAGATGAACGTCACGCAGGACGGAGACCACGTCAAGGTCGTGCGGCAGATGCCCGGCTCGACGCCGCCGCCCACGTACAAGGCAGCCTGGCCCTTCGGCGACAAGTGCGAGCGCTGGCAGGAGATCGAGTTCCACCTGTCGCATCTGCGCATCTGGACGGGGGCGTGCGAACCCGGTACCGATGCCATCGACGATCCGCAGCGCGGCGGCTTTCACATGCGCGGCCTCCACGGCATCACGCCGGAGACTGCCGAAACCTGCCACTACTTCTGGAGCATGGCGAGCACGCGCCACCCCGACATGCCCGAGAACATCGACGAGGTGATCCGGCAGACCGCATTCACGTTCGACGAAGACCGTGTGGTCATCGAGAAGCAGTACCAGAACATGCGCGAGTTCGGCGAGCGGGCCGACTGGCTGGACATCCACGTGGACGTGGGCGCCAACCGCGCGCGGCGGGTCGTGCAGCGGCTGACGGAGCTCTCCGAGGCCTCGAAGGCCTGA
- a CDS encoding putative phosphothreonine lyase domain-containg protein, whose product MPDSFLFPSTALDATWLGLTSPRQAFTSTDASGKWLIFRPSAMVDQAWIQVLALISTGGLICAKVSTRRGIVLGGYADHVICVYTRDWRDTEDVMKVRGVLRVAGFVEVLRYKRDLDTRLGIERFVYEV is encoded by the coding sequence ATGCCCGACAGCTTCCTTTTTCCAAGCACCGCGCTCGATGCGACCTGGCTAGGCCTCACCTCTCCCCGGCAGGCGTTTACTAGCACCGATGCATCGGGGAAATGGCTGATCTTCCGCCCGTCGGCGATGGTCGACCAAGCGTGGATCCAGGTACTCGCCTTGATCTCGACTGGGGGACTGATCTGCGCCAAGGTAAGCACGCGCCGAGGAATCGTGCTTGGTGGCTATGCAGACCACGTCATTTGCGTCTACACGCGCGATTGGCGGGATACGGAGGACGTGATGAAGGTGAGAGGCGTGCTGCGAGTTGCTGGCTTCGTCGAGGTCCTTCGCTACAAGCGCGATCTCGACACTCGTCTCGGGATCGAACGATTCGTCTATGAGGTTTGA
- a CDS encoding type II toxin-antitoxin system CcdA family antitoxin — protein MPRPRRTIPSSEHPSPPTRRDGAALRRRSTNVTLTVALVEEAKELGVNLSQAAEVGVAGAVARKRAEVWLAENREALESSNAFVEAHGLPLARYRNF, from the coding sequence ATGCCCCGCCCGCGCCGAACTATTCCTTCTTCCGAGCACCCCAGCCCGCCCACTCGACGGGACGGCGCGGCTCTGCGACGCAGGTCCACTAACGTCACGCTGACCGTGGCCTTGGTCGAGGAGGCTAAGGAGCTTGGCGTCAATCTTTCTCAGGCGGCGGAAGTCGGCGTCGCAGGTGCCGTGGCTCGCAAGCGGGCCGAGGTCTGGCTCGCGGAAAACCGCGAGGCGCTGGAAAGCTCGAACGCTTTTGTCGAAGCGCACGGCTTGCCCCTGGCTCGGTACCGCAATTTCTGA
- a CDS encoding branched-chain amino acid ABC transporter permease → MNTLSVPGRRTLRAADEGGAPRCVPAWRAPLVLLAAGTAACLLLPEQQGLLTRVFITALFVLSLDLIVGIAGLATLGHAALFGVGAYAAGIFALRGLPDPTLGLAVGIAAGSLLALATGTFLLRYQGFTFLMLTVAVAQIVLSIAQKARDWTGADDGLSGFTMGPLLGRFAFDIEGRVAAFYTLAVLVIGLYVLRRVVDSPFGLAVRGIHENRARMAALGTPVFVRLLTMYAIAGGVAGAAGALSAQTTAVVGLDSMSFALSAEALVMLVLGGAGRLTGALVGSAVFTLLHHTAASINPYHWLFVVGALLMLVVLVPPAQAWAWLRRRLGATA, encoded by the coding sequence ATGAACACTCTTTCCGTACCGGGGCGCCGGACTCTACGCGCCGCAGATGAGGGCGGTGCGCCGCGCTGCGTGCCGGCCTGGCGAGCGCCGCTCGTTCTGCTGGCGGCCGGCACAGCCGCCTGCCTTCTGCTGCCCGAGCAGCAGGGACTGCTCACTCGCGTCTTCATCACGGCACTGTTCGTGCTGTCTCTGGACCTCATCGTCGGCATCGCCGGCCTCGCCACCCTGGGCCATGCTGCGCTGTTTGGCGTGGGTGCCTACGCCGCCGGTATCTTCGCATTGAGGGGCCTGCCCGACCCAACACTTGGCCTGGCCGTCGGCATCGCCGCCGGTTCCTTGCTGGCACTCGCCACGGGGACATTCCTGCTGCGTTACCAGGGCTTCACGTTCCTGATGCTGACGGTCGCCGTTGCGCAGATCGTCCTGAGCATCGCCCAGAAGGCGCGTGACTGGACCGGAGCTGATGACGGCCTCTCAGGATTCACCATGGGGCCACTGCTGGGTCGCTTCGCCTTCGACATCGAAGGACGCGTGGCCGCCTTCTACACACTGGCCGTGCTGGTGATTGGGCTCTACGTGCTCAGGCGCGTAGTGGACTCGCCCTTCGGCCTCGCCGTGCGCGGCATCCACGAAAACCGCGCCCGCATGGCGGCCCTTGGCACGCCGGTCTTTGTGCGCTTGCTCACCATGTACGCGATCGCCGGCGGCGTGGCGGGCGCGGCCGGCGCGCTGTCCGCGCAGACCACCGCTGTGGTCGGCCTCGACAGCATGTCCTTCGCGCTCTCGGCCGAGGCCTTGGTGATGCTCGTCCTGGGAGGCGCGGGGCGCCTCACCGGCGCTTTGGTGGGGTCCGCTGTATTCACGCTGCTGCACCACACCGCCGCCTCGATCAATCCTTACCACTGGCTGTTCGTCGTCGGCGCCCTGTTGATGCTCGTGGTGCTGGTTCCACCCGCGCAGGCCTGGGCCTGGCTGCGCCGTAGGCTGGGGGCAACTGCATGA
- a CDS encoding ABC transporter ATP-binding protein, which produces MTVLLELRSLDKRFGGLHVTRGVSLELAAGDRVALIGPNGAGKSTLVNQIGGVLQPDAGSIHLRGVDVTRMPQPKRARAGLARTFQITTLAPQLPVQRQVELALLEREGLTHCVWRSIDAYPALQAEAQELLVRLGLREHAATATEDLAYGEQRLVEMALALALKPKVLLLDEPMAGVPKGDGARLLAALDALPRDLAVLIIEHDMDLVFRLATRIVVLAEGAVLAAGDPDTIRRDPKVRTAYLGH; this is translated from the coding sequence ATGACCGTCTTGCTGGAACTGCGCAGCCTCGACAAACGATTTGGCGGACTGCACGTCACCCGCGGCGTGAGCCTGGAACTCGCCGCCGGCGACCGCGTGGCCCTGATAGGACCCAATGGGGCGGGGAAATCGACCTTGGTCAACCAGATCGGCGGGGTGCTGCAGCCCGATGCAGGATCCATCCATCTGCGGGGGGTAGATGTCACGCGGATGCCGCAGCCGAAGCGCGCGCGCGCCGGCCTCGCCCGCACCTTTCAGATCACGACGCTCGCGCCGCAACTGCCCGTTCAGCGCCAAGTCGAGCTCGCGCTTCTCGAGCGTGAAGGCCTGACGCACTGTGTTTGGCGCAGCATCGACGCCTATCCGGCGCTGCAGGCAGAAGCGCAGGAACTGCTGGTTCGCCTCGGCCTGCGCGAGCACGCTGCAACGGCCACGGAGGACCTCGCCTATGGCGAGCAGCGTCTGGTGGAGATGGCGCTGGCACTGGCCTTGAAGCCCAAGGTTCTGCTGCTCGACGAGCCGATGGCGGGCGTGCCCAAGGGTGACGGTGCTCGCCTGTTGGCGGCACTGGATGCACTTCCGCGCGACTTGGCCGTGCTGATCATCGAGCACGACATGGACCTCGTGTTCCGTTTGGCCACCCGCATCGTGGTGCTGGCCGAAGGAGCGGTGCTGGCTGCCGGGGACCCCGACACCATCCGCCGCGACCCCAAAGTGCGTACGGCTTACCTGGGCCACTGA
- a CDS encoding CcdB family protein: MSRYRVYANSEGDGFLLDVQANLLSHLSTCVVVPLLPVDAAPKPARTLNPMFEITGVPHVMVTQFIAAVPRRLFASEVADLQEQAHEIVNALDCLFQGV; encoded by the coding sequence ATGAGTCGATACCGTGTCTACGCGAACTCGGAAGGCGACGGATTCTTGCTCGACGTCCAAGCAAACCTGCTGAGTCACCTCAGCACCTGTGTTGTCGTGCCGTTACTGCCCGTGGACGCTGCGCCCAAACCGGCACGAACACTCAATCCGATGTTCGAAATCACGGGTGTGCCGCACGTGATGGTTACCCAGTTCATCGCTGCGGTCCCCCGGCGATTGTTTGCCTCCGAAGTGGCGGACTTGCAAGAACAGGCTCATGAAATCGTCAACGCCTTGGACTGCTTGTTCCAGGGCGTTTGA
- a CDS encoding ABC transporter permease subunit, translating to MILFSNILVDGLAYGMVLFVIAVGLSVTLGLMRFVNLSHGAFAMVGGYCAALLVREAQWSFWLAVPAAVVTTGLFGATLESLVLRHLYQRKELEQVLFTIGLSFVLIAFTNALAGPQVQLIPLPAALAGSVDLGFRTLPVQRLLVIGVGLAVAGLAAWTVARTRFGVWLRAAVDHSATASTLGIPIRTVQCVTFAAGAALAGLGGILGAELMPLEPYYALKYLVLVLVVVAVGGMGSTAGSLAAAVLLGVIETASKYLASDWGSLFFFLAMAVLLAWRPQGLLKR from the coding sequence GTGATTCTCTTCTCAAATATCCTGGTCGATGGATTGGCCTACGGCATGGTGCTGTTCGTCATCGCCGTCGGCCTGTCCGTCACGCTGGGCCTTATGCGCTTCGTGAACCTGAGCCACGGGGCTTTTGCGATGGTGGGCGGCTACTGTGCGGCGCTGCTGGTGCGCGAAGCCCAGTGGAGCTTCTGGCTGGCTGTGCCAGCCGCGGTCGTCACCACTGGCCTGTTCGGTGCGACCCTCGAGTCCCTGGTGCTGCGGCACCTGTACCAGCGCAAGGAACTGGAGCAGGTGCTCTTCACCATCGGCCTGAGTTTCGTTCTGATTGCCTTCACCAATGCACTTGCCGGCCCCCAGGTGCAGTTGATCCCCTTGCCTGCGGCATTGGCAGGCTCGGTGGACCTCGGTTTCCGCACTCTGCCGGTGCAGCGGCTCCTCGTGATCGGTGTCGGCCTCGCGGTGGCGGGGCTGGCCGCCTGGACCGTCGCCCGTACCCGCTTTGGCGTGTGGCTCCGCGCCGCGGTGGACCACAGCGCTACGGCGTCCACGCTAGGAATCCCGATCCGAACCGTGCAATGCGTGACCTTCGCCGCCGGGGCGGCACTCGCGGGCCTAGGCGGCATCCTTGGCGCAGAACTGATGCCGCTCGAGCCCTACTACGCCCTCAAGTACCTCGTGCTGGTGCTGGTGGTGGTAGCAGTCGGCGGCATGGGCAGCACTGCCGGCTCCCTGGCCGCAGCCGTGCTGCTCGGCGTGATCGAAACGGCAAGCAAATACCTGGCGTCCGACTGGGGCAGCCTGTTCTTCTTCCTCGCCATGGCCGTCCTGCTCGCCTGGCGTCCCCAGGGCCTGCTGAAGCGATGA
- a CDS encoding ABC transporter ATP-binding protein produces the protein MLQLEGVVAGYGPTTVLDGLALQVRAGDRLAMVGRNGVGKTTALRAIMGLVPIRAGRITFDGRDLAGLAPHRRADLGIGYVPQTRDIFPSLTVEENLVSGLKRRSRAALDEAYALFPRLAERRRNGGSQLSGGEQQMLSVARALLGQPKLLLLDEPLEGLAPLIRQELLRVFRQMSEQTGIPVVVVEQQVDEVLAYAKRAVILNHGTVVHEDSAAGLRQDQAALDRWLGMAVH, from the coding sequence ATGCTGCAACTCGAGGGCGTGGTGGCCGGCTATGGCCCGACCACAGTGCTGGATGGCCTGGCGCTGCAGGTGCGCGCCGGCGACCGGCTTGCCATGGTCGGTAGAAATGGGGTCGGCAAGACAACGGCGCTGCGCGCCATCATGGGCCTGGTGCCGATCCGCGCCGGTCGGATCACGTTTGACGGGCGCGATCTTGCCGGTCTGGCGCCGCACCGGCGCGCCGACCTGGGTATCGGATACGTGCCGCAGACGCGCGACATCTTTCCCTCGCTCACGGTGGAAGAGAACCTCGTGTCCGGCCTGAAGCGTCGGTCCCGCGCCGCGCTCGACGAAGCGTATGCCTTGTTTCCTCGGCTGGCGGAGCGCCGGCGAAACGGCGGCAGCCAGCTCTCGGGCGGCGAGCAGCAGATGCTCTCCGTTGCGCGGGCCCTGCTGGGCCAGCCGAAGCTGCTGCTGCTGGACGAACCGCTCGAAGGACTGGCGCCGTTGATCAGGCAGGAACTGCTGCGCGTCTTCCGTCAGATGAGCGAGCAGACCGGCATTCCCGTCGTCGTCGTGGAGCAGCAGGTGGACGAAGTGTTGGCGTACGCGAAGCGGGCCGTCATCCTGAACCACGGCACCGTGGTACACGAGGACAGCGCCGCCGGCCTGCGCCAGGACCAAGCGGCGTTGGACCGCTGGCTGGGCATGGCGGTGCATTGA